One stretch of bacterium DNA includes these proteins:
- a CDS encoding uracil-DNA glycosylase family protein, with product MKRKSIKKQLTKFKDDASKCQICREAGLLYKHENGKWAYPLFDKNLECRSGVLAIAEAPNEKDTFDPKKSYLSYDIETDPTGNFFRELLHSVNLTVHDVIITNSVLCLPAAKNGKYPVSSRQISMCSTWVSRLISEVNPEVVLTLGGKALEAIKKIDRHSLTLSSGAGKMHSWYGRKLLPLYHPSLRGRANRKADLQKKDISVLKKYLQIS from the coding sequence ATGAAGAGAAAAAGCATCAAGAAACAGCTGACAAAGTTCAAGGATGATGCATCTAAGTGCCAAATCTGCCGCGAGGCGGGCCTTCTCTACAAGCACGAGAATGGGAAATGGGCCTATCCTCTGTTCGACAAGAACCTGGAATGCAGATCTGGTGTTCTGGCCATCGCTGAGGCCCCCAACGAAAAGGATACATTTGATCCGAAGAAGAGTTATTTATCCTACGACATCGAAACCGATCCAACGGGCAACTTCTTCAGGGAACTCCTTCACAGCGTTAACCTGACTGTGCACGACGTAATCATCACCAATTCAGTTTTGTGTCTACCTGCGGCCAAGAATGGCAAATATCCGGTTTCCTCCAGGCAGATTTCTATGTGCTCTACTTGGGTCAGCAGGCTGATATCGGAAGTTAACCCTGAGGTTGTACTCACTCTGGGTGGTAAGGCTTTAGAAGCCATCAAGAAAATCGATCGACACAGCCTGACCCTTAGTTCTGGTGCCGGAAAGATGCACTCCTGGTACGGAAGGAAGCTGCTTCCGTTGTATCACCCCAGCCTGCGGGGTAGAGCAAACAGAAAAGCTGACCTGCAGAAAAAGGATATATCGG